DNA from Streptomyces sp. Edi4:
TTCTTCGCCTCCTTGGCGATCACCTTGACGACCTCGTCGTCGGAGAGCTCACGCGCGGCCGTGCCGGCGACCTCTTCCTTGGCGACGGCGGTGAGGGTCAGCCGGAGCGTGGACGAGCGCAGTTCGTCGCGCGCCTTCATGGCGGTGGTGAGGTCGTCCTTGAGTCGGGCCTTGAGCGTGGTCATGGGTCCAGTGTGTCAGGTGCACAGCGGTCTCCGCCCGCCGATTCTGGCCCCGTGGCCCGGCGCGGCCGGCGTCTGCGACGATGGGCGTATGCGCGCGCGATACGGAATTCCCTTGGGTATCACGGCGGTCGGGGCCGCCGGTCTCGCCTATGCGGCCGGGTTCGAGGTGAGGTCGTTCCGGCTGCGCCGGGTGACGGTACCGGTCCTGCCGCCGGGGGCGCGCCCCGTGCGCGTACTCCAGGTCTCGGACATCCACATGGTGAGCGGCCAGCGCAAGAAGCGGGCGTGGCTGCAATCGCTCGCGGGCCTGCGGCCGGACTTCGTGGTGAACACCGGGGACAACCTGTCGGACCCGGAGGGCGTCCCGGAGGCACTGGACGCGCTGGGCCCGCTGATGGAGTTCCCCGGGGTGTACGTCTTCGGCTCCAACGACTACTACGGACCGAAACTGCGCAACCCCGCCCGATACCTGTTCGAAAAGGCGCAAGGCAAGCACGGCCTGAACGGCAACGCGCCGGCGGTGGGTGCCGTGCACAACCCCTGGGAGGACCTGCGGGACGCGTTCGACGCGGCGGGCTGGGTGAACCTGAGCAACACCCGGGGCCGCCTGAAGCTGGACGGGATGGAGCTGGCGTTCACGGGCCTGGACGACCCGCACATCAAGCGCGACCGGTACGAGAGGGTGGCCGGCGGTCCCGAGGCGGACGCCGACCTGTCGATCGGGGTGGTCCACGCCCCGTACCTGCGCTCCCTGGACGCCTTCACGGCGGACGGCTACCCCCTGATCCTGGCCGGCCACACGCACGGCGGGCAGCTGTGCGTCCCGTTCTACGGGGCGCTGGTCACGAACTGCGACCTGGACACGGACCGGGTGAAGGGCCTGTCCACCCACACGGCCGAGGGAAACCGCGCCTACCTGCACGTCTCAGCAGGCTGCGGCACCAACCGCTACACCCCCATCCGCTTCGCCTGCCCCCCGGAGGCGACGCTGCTGACGCTGGTGGGGCGGCAGGGGTAGAGCCGCGAGCCGGGCCGGGGGCGGGAAGGCGGTCCGGCCCCGCCTCGCCCCGGGCTGTAACCTGCGGCCGACCGGGGCAGACCCGGCTGAACGCCGCCGAGGGGGCCGGGCCAGGCCGGGCGTGGCCCCCTCCACCCCTCCCCGAGCACCCCCGAAAACCGGATTTCGTCTCCAGCCGCCAGTGGGCTAAAGTAAACGACGTCGCCGCGACAAGCGGAGACAATCGGGGTGTAGCGCAGCTTGGCAGCGCGCTTCGTTCGGGACGAAGAGGTCGTGGGTTCAAATCCCGCCACCCCGACAGCTGTAAGACCAGGTCAACCACCTACCGGAAACTGTAGGTGGTTGACCTGTTTCTGCGTGCGTGTCTATCTGCGTGACTACGGCTTCTGATCTTGCTTGAAGATGCCATCCATCACGGTCGCCCCCGTCTGGATCACGGGACGGATCTGCTTCCGGTAGACCTCCTCGGTGACGGCCGTACCGGAGTGTCCGACCAACCGCGAGATCTCTTCGAGCGGTACGCCCTTGTCTGAGAGCAGCGACACGAAGCTGTGCCGTAGCTCACGCGGTGTCCACTCCTTTGCCTCCACTCCCTCTGCGTCGGCGATGGCCTGCCGGAAGGCCCGGCGGACGTTGGTGGAGTCCAGCTCCGTGCCCGTGGCGGAGGAGAAGACGAGTCCGTGCTCCTCCCACTTCTCCCCCGCTGCGAGCCGGTCCCAGCCCTGGTCCTCCCGCTGCTGCCAGAGCGCGTCCACGCAGCGTGCCGGGAGCGCGATCGTCCGTCGGGACTTCTTCGTCTTGGTGTCGCCGCCGGTCCGGACCGACCGCCACACGGCGATGTGCGGCGGGACGGGAGGGCTCGCGTCTGGGTCTCCCTTCAGGAAGACGTGGTCCCACGTGAGCGCGCGCAGCTCCTCCGTACGGGCGCCAGTGAGCAGGGCCAGCACGATGTACGCGTGCGCGGACGTACCGGCGGCGGATTTAAGGACCGCCTCGGCTTGGGCGAGGGTGAGCGCCTTCGACGGCCGGCCGGGCTGGCCGGTCGGGATGGCGCACAGCTCGACGATGTTCCGCTTCACCTTGTCTCGCACCATGGCCCGCTTGACCGCGCGGTTCAGGCACGAGTGGATACCCTGCAAGGTCCGCGTGCTCAGCGTCTTGGACTTCTCAGCGAGCCACCTGTCAACGTCTTCGCCGCTCAGCTCGCGGAGCTTCCGGGCACCCAGGGCAGGAATGACGTGGTTGCGGCTGAGCGACGTGCAGGCGTCCAGGGTGCCCTTGTCGCGACCGGCCAGCCCGTACATCAGCCAGTCGTTGACCGCGTTCTCCACCGTGTAGTTGGTGGGGGCGATGGCGAGGCCGTCCTCATGGTCCCGCAGAACCTCCTTGAGCTTGTTCTTGGCCTCGGTCTTGGTCTTGCCGCTACCCCGCTTCACGAGGCGCTTCCCGCTCGGGTCGTAACCGAGGTGAGCGGTCGCGATCCAGCGCTGGCGCTTCTCGTCCCAGTGCAGACCGCCGTCTCCCTTGCTGCGGCGCGTGGTCACTCGTGCTCTCCTGCCTCGCGCTCCAGCAGCGCGACGTACTCGTTGATGGCGGATGCCGGGATGAACCGCGCGCGGCCCTCCTTCACCGTGCGAAGTCGGCCCGTGCGTATGAGGTCGTAGATGACAGTGCGGCTCATGCGCAGGACTCGTGTGGCGTCCTGAACTCGGTAGAGAACGGGCTCGGCGAGCGAGCCCGGCTCGGGGACAGCGAGCGTCACGGGGTCCTCCGGTTGTCGGGCGAGGGGCGACCGGACACCCCGGACAGGTCGAATTCCGACTGTCCGGGGTGTTCGGGCTGGTCAGACGGGGTGACCGGACAGTCGGACAGCTCGGACACGTCCGGGGTGCCCTGTGTCCGGCTCTGGGTGTCCGGGAAGTACCGGCCGCTGGCGTCCTTCGTGAGCTGTCCGTCGGAGGCCATGCGCGAGCAGGTGCGGCGGATGGTGTCGGCATCGACGTTGGGGAGTGCAGGCGCCATGTCCTTCGGCTTCGCCCCGGGGTTGGCGCGGACGAACTTGAGGATGGCGGCTCGCGTGTCCCCGACGGTGTGGTCGGTGACGGGCCCGTCGAGCAAATGCCAGGCACCCGAGGCGGCTTGGAACTGGAGGGCGTACTCGGCTTCGTCTACGTCGCGGCCGGTGACGTGGAGAATCCCGTCAGCCTGCCCACGAGCCCGCTTGAGTACGAGCGTGGCGTCTGCGGCGCCCGCGATGCCGTTCGTGCCGGAGACCTCGGCGAGGAAGTCCTCGGAGGCCATCTTGCGGACGTGGTGGACCAGGACGACGGCGATGCCGTAGTGGTCCGCGAGGCGCTTGGCGTATCCGACGGCGACGTAGTCCGCGTCGTACGCCGACGCTCCCTGAGGTGCTTGACCACGCATCTTGGCGAAGACGTCGATCACCACCATGCGGGCGTCCGGGTTGCGGTCGAGCCAACCGGCGATTGCCTCAACCCCGCCCTGCGGGAAGGGCGGGCACTCCGTCACGAGCGTGAGACCGGCCGGCGCCTTC
Protein-coding regions in this window:
- a CDS encoding metallophosphoesterase; translation: MRARYGIPLGITAVGAAGLAYAAGFEVRSFRLRRVTVPVLPPGARPVRVLQVSDIHMVSGQRKKRAWLQSLAGLRPDFVVNTGDNLSDPEGVPEALDALGPLMEFPGVYVFGSNDYYGPKLRNPARYLFEKAQGKHGLNGNAPAVGAVHNPWEDLRDAFDAAGWVNLSNTRGRLKLDGMELAFTGLDDPHIKRDRYERVAGGPEADADLSIGVVHAPYLRSLDAFTADGYPLILAGHTHGGQLCVPFYGALVTNCDLDTDRVKGLSTHTAEGNRAYLHVSAGCGTNRYTPIRFACPPEATLLTLVGRQG
- a CDS encoding site-specific integrase, producing MTTRRSKGDGGLHWDEKRQRWIATAHLGYDPSGKRLVKRGSGKTKTEAKNKLKEVLRDHEDGLAIAPTNYTVENAVNDWLMYGLAGRDKGTLDACTSLSRNHVIPALGARKLRELSGEDVDRWLAEKSKTLSTRTLQGIHSCLNRAVKRAMVRDKVKRNIVELCAIPTGQPGRPSKALTLAQAEAVLKSAAGTSAHAYIVLALLTGARTEELRALTWDHVFLKGDPDASPPVPPHIAVWRSVRTGGDTKTKKSRRTIALPARCVDALWQQREDQGWDRLAAGEKWEEHGLVFSSATGTELDSTNVRRAFRQAIADAEGVEAKEWTPRELRHSFVSLLSDKGVPLEEISRLVGHSGTAVTEEVYRKQIRPVIQTGATVMDGIFKQDQKP
- a CDS encoding helix-turn-helix domain-containing protein, which produces MTLAVPEPGSLAEPVLYRVQDATRVLRMSRTVIYDLIRTGRLRTVKEGRARFIPASAINEYVALLEREAGEHE
- a CDS encoding AAA family ATPase — encoded protein: MSVNPIPPLHLYSVPSDQPAPTEAPPKRERPRTAWTADQLMAADFPEPKWAVPGILAEGVSLLAGPPKVGKSWLSLGLGLSVAAGGNAFDSVPVQGGPVLYLALEDTPRRLQTRMGKLLGGQKAPAGLTLVTECPPFPQGGVEAIAGWLDRNPDARMVVIDVFAKMRGQAPQGASAYDADYVAVGYAKRLADHYGIAVVLVHHVRKMASEDFLAEVSGTNGIAGAADATLVLKRARGQADGILHVTGRDVDEAEYALQFQAASGAWHLLDGPVTDHTVGDTRAAILKFVRANPGAKPKDMAPALPNVDADTIRRTCSRMASDGQLTKDASGRYFPDTQSRTQGTPDVSELSDCPVTPSDQPEHPGQSEFDLSGVSGRPSPDNRRTP